Proteins encoded within one genomic window of Pectobacterium araliae:
- a CDS encoding vWA domain-containing protein — protein sequence MRRLPVYLVLDTSGSMHGEPIEAVKNGVQTLLTTLRQDPYALETAYVSVITFDTSARQVVPLTDLLNFKTPDLVANGTTALGEALSLVAQAIEREVQKTTAETKGDWRPLVFIMTDGAPTDDWRKGVADFKSARTGVVVACAAGQVAETKVLQDVTEIVLQLDTADSNAIKAFFKWVSASISVGSQKVESGKKDVIGLDDLPPPPPEVNVVL from the coding sequence ATGCGAAGACTCCCAGTCTATTTAGTGTTGGATACCTCTGGTTCAATGCACGGTGAGCCAATTGAAGCCGTCAAAAATGGGGTACAGACGTTACTCACGACGTTGCGACAAGATCCCTACGCGTTAGAAACTGCTTATGTTTCCGTTATTACCTTTGATACCTCAGCCCGCCAAGTTGTCCCGCTAACTGACCTGCTTAATTTCAAAACGCCCGATCTGGTCGCGAATGGCACGACCGCTCTAGGTGAAGCGCTATCGCTGGTGGCTCAAGCCATTGAACGCGAGGTTCAGAAAACCACGGCGGAAACGAAGGGTGACTGGCGTCCACTGGTCTTTATCATGACGGATGGCGCGCCAACGGATGATTGGCGTAAAGGTGTCGCTGATTTTAAGTCGGCGCGTACTGGCGTTGTTGTCGCCTGTGCCGCAGGGCAAGTCGCAGAAACAAAGGTTTTACAGGACGTTACCGAAATAGTCCTACAGCTTGATACGGCGGATTCGAACGCCATCAAGGCATTTTTCAAGTGGGTATCGGCGAGTATTTCTGTTGGAAGCCAAAAAGTGGAATCGGGTAAAAAAGACGTCATCGGTCTTGACGATCTCCCCCCTCCGCCGCCAGAAGTGAATGTAGTGCTCTAA
- a CDS encoding PP2C family serine/threonine-protein phosphatase, with translation MDIDVRLDRQIFALILQQAGKTLPCADVNAWDDDAELRALLDKLREQVMLKAESIALPFAIAESDDATEGDDATGHNDLQAVKPDAVESLDAPKDALPDAVEISQDMATASVQDEVIPPEIAVPEAVEPPPMPVEQEKAEKAQWETMPFAELNAAQSHPATVNALKPGQVPTPNLNHKAPPAAVSLPQAKINIANARVGTPFNSPIEISLDNGMRPDVQEVVFSEAVGLQFDRETAALVGVPTRSGDWEIAVHWSCGTATVGVTTVLLIVNPDPRSLWKIIDPPADDRYFKANMAQQAIRQPGVNIAAASRRGRSHEHVGTFRDDDYFIAHDNDSGWSVLLVADGAGSAKNSRQGSRLVTTVVGDYLARQLAGESASGLKRAIADWTPEDQREVGTFFVSQFHKAAQLAVHKIHGEALETNESIKSYSTTLLATVALRTDDGLFAASFWLGDGAIAAYGPAGKVRLLGMPDSGEYAGQTRFLDQDAVQDPQFSKRVIIGKWSEISHLILMTDGVSDPYFETDNGLQNAAKWDALIADIAPYLNNDEHAAEQLTEWLNFFSPGNHDDRTIVVAW, from the coding sequence ATGGATATTGATGTTCGTCTGGATCGCCAGATCTTCGCGCTGATTTTGCAACAGGCAGGAAAAACGCTTCCCTGCGCTGATGTTAACGCGTGGGACGATGATGCTGAGCTGCGCGCACTGTTAGACAAACTGCGTGAACAGGTCATGCTCAAAGCGGAAAGTATCGCGCTGCCTTTTGCTATTGCAGAAAGCGACGATGCTACAGAAGGCGATGATGCTACAGGACATAATGACTTGCAGGCCGTGAAGCCTGACGCTGTTGAATCTTTGGATGCACCGAAGGACGCTCTGCCGGATGCCGTGGAGATATCACAGGATATGGCCACCGCATCGGTACAGGACGAGGTTATTCCTCCTGAGATCGCGGTGCCAGAGGCAGTAGAGCCACCGCCGATGCCTGTGGAACAGGAGAAAGCGGAAAAAGCACAATGGGAAACGATGCCGTTTGCGGAATTGAATGCGGCGCAAAGTCACCCCGCCACGGTAAATGCGCTAAAACCTGGGCAAGTTCCCACGCCTAACCTGAATCATAAGGCACCTCCAGCGGCGGTGAGTTTGCCACAGGCAAAAATTAATATCGCTAATGCCCGCGTCGGTACACCCTTTAACTCACCCATCGAGATTAGCCTGGATAACGGGATGAGGCCTGATGTGCAGGAGGTGGTGTTTAGCGAGGCTGTCGGGTTGCAATTCGACCGAGAGACTGCTGCGTTGGTAGGCGTGCCGACACGAAGTGGTGATTGGGAAATTGCTGTCCACTGGTCATGCGGAACCGCGACGGTGGGAGTCACAACGGTGCTCTTGATCGTGAATCCCGATCCGCGCAGCCTATGGAAAATTATCGATCCCCCCGCAGACGATCGTTATTTTAAAGCGAATATGGCGCAACAGGCGATCCGGCAACCGGGCGTTAACATCGCAGCCGCCAGCCGCCGAGGACGTTCGCATGAACATGTCGGTACGTTTCGTGATGATGACTATTTTATCGCTCACGATAATGACAGCGGTTGGAGTGTCTTGTTGGTTGCTGATGGCGCTGGGAGTGCAAAAAATTCTCGGCAGGGATCGCGGCTGGTCACGACCGTGGTTGGCGACTATTTAGCGCGGCAACTGGCAGGGGAGTCGGCATCAGGGTTAAAGCGCGCGATCGCCGATTGGACGCCGGAAGATCAGCGGGAGGTCGGCACCTTCTTTGTCAGCCAATTTCATAAGGCCGCCCAGCTTGCGGTGCATAAGATCCACGGCGAAGCGCTGGAAACGAATGAAAGCATCAAATCCTACTCCACCACGCTGTTAGCGACGGTGGCGTTACGCACTGATGATGGGTTGTTTGCCGCGTCGTTCTGGTTAGGAGACGGTGCTATCGCCGCCTATGGCCCAGCGGGGAAAGTCCGTCTATTAGGTATGCCGGATAGTGGTGAATATGCTGGGCAAACCCGCTTTCTGGATCAGGATGCCGTACAGGATCCTCAATTTAGTAAGCGCGTCATTATTGGTAAATGGAGTGAGATCTCGCACCTGATCCTGATGACCGATGGGGTATCCGATCCGTATTTTGAAACGGATAACGGGCTACAAAACGCGGCAAAATGGGATGCACTGATTGCCGACATTGCTCCTTACCTGAATAACGACGAACACGCGGCAGAACAGTTGACGGAGTGGCTAAACTTTTTCTCGCCCGGAAACCATGATGACCGGACGATTGTCGTGGCATGGTGA
- a CDS encoding helix-hairpin-helix domain-containing protein, with translation MANIISCTTRDGELVQYVDEVIGSGSMKDVYFSPDKTYVVAFYKKPQNEQAKERIAMITGRYRQSIFEQAGGEYWQDLFCWPTSVVEHEGRIGIVVPTYHSHFFFKYGSKNNDFLGIKGREKEGKWFASANNQNKFLDPRERGNLLNYLKVCLLLTRAVRRMHAAGLCHSDLSYKNVLVDPEAGHACVIDIDGLVVPGKYPPDVVGTPDFIAPEVVKTTHLAKEDANRILPSISTDRHALAVLIYMYLLYRHPLRGGKIHDMDDEMRDESLSMGERALFIEHPTDRSNAVKLSQISPSSLPWADTDKIPFTILGPYLTPLFEKAFITGLHEPTKRPTADEWETALVKTVDLIQPCQNSACEQKWYVFSGKTQPSCPYCGTPYKGKLPILNLYSSRKTGSYRPDDHRLMVWNGQSLYAWHVNRLIAPNERTTSEQKKRVGYFVFHNDQWWLVNEGIDELMSLPDKQKVAIGDKLALTDGAQFVLSTQEGGRLVVVQLVSN, from the coding sequence ATGGCTAATATTATTAGTTGTACCACCCGAGATGGCGAGCTCGTCCAGTACGTTGACGAAGTCATCGGTTCGGGTTCGATGAAAGATGTCTATTTCTCTCCTGACAAGACCTACGTGGTGGCTTTCTATAAAAAGCCACAGAATGAGCAGGCGAAAGAGCGAATTGCGATGATCACCGGTCGCTATCGGCAAAGTATTTTTGAACAGGCGGGCGGCGAGTATTGGCAAGACCTGTTCTGCTGGCCGACCAGCGTGGTTGAGCATGAGGGGCGAATCGGCATTGTGGTGCCAACCTACCATAGCCACTTTTTCTTTAAGTATGGTTCCAAGAATAATGATTTTTTGGGCATCAAAGGGCGAGAAAAAGAAGGGAAATGGTTCGCCAGTGCGAATAACCAGAACAAATTTCTCGATCCGCGTGAGCGCGGTAACTTGCTGAATTACCTAAAAGTCTGCTTGCTATTGACCCGGGCAGTGCGGCGCATGCACGCTGCGGGTCTGTGCCACAGCGATCTGAGCTATAAGAACGTGCTGGTGGATCCCGAAGCGGGTCATGCCTGCGTGATTGATATTGATGGTCTGGTGGTGCCGGGGAAATATCCGCCGGATGTCGTGGGTACGCCGGACTTTATTGCTCCAGAAGTGGTGAAAACGACGCATCTGGCGAAAGAAGATGCCAATCGGATTTTGCCTAGCATCAGTACCGATCGCCATGCGTTAGCCGTCTTGATCTACATGTATCTGCTTTATCGGCACCCGCTACGGGGCGGTAAAATTCATGATATGGATGATGAGATGCGGGACGAATCCCTGTCCATGGGAGAAAGGGCGCTGTTTATCGAACATCCAACAGACCGTAGCAATGCGGTTAAGCTCAGCCAAATCAGTCCGTCGTCCTTGCCATGGGCGGATACGGATAAGATCCCCTTTACCATTCTGGGGCCTTATCTTACGCCTCTGTTTGAGAAAGCGTTTATTACCGGTTTACATGAACCAACCAAGCGTCCGACAGCGGATGAGTGGGAAACAGCACTGGTGAAAACGGTCGATCTTATCCAGCCGTGCCAGAACTCAGCGTGCGAACAGAAATGGTATGTCTTTTCGGGTAAGACTCAGCCCTCGTGCCCTTATTGCGGTACGCCGTATAAAGGCAAGCTGCCGATACTCAACCTGTATTCTTCGCGTAAAACAGGAAGCTATCGCCCGGATGACCACCGTTTAATGGTCTGGAACGGCCAGTCTCTGTATGCCTGGCATGTTAATCGCCTGATTGCCCCAAATGAGCGCACAACATCAGAACAAAAGAAACGTGTGGGTTATTTTGTCTTTCATAATGACCAATGGTGGCTGGTAAATGAAGGCATTGATGAGCTGATGTCGTTACCCGATAAACAGAAGGTCGCAATAGGGGATAAACTGGCGTTAACGGACGGCGCACAGTTTGTGCTTTCCACCCAAGAGGGGGGAAGGCTGGTAGTGGTGCAATTGGTATCCAATTAA
- a CDS encoding HpcH/HpaI aldolase/citrate lyase family protein → MNKRLSPWNLGATLYMPATRADIADVILTDKISGLRSLVICLEDAVAESDVPLALLRLSELLTTLAQAKQANGKADWPLVFVRPRDAEMGRWLAHEMDLSPLDGLVLPKFTLASLPQWWEVVRNSELCMMPTLETEDVFDVVQMRELATQLQSHPCHERIIALRIGGNDLMNVISLRRSRHLTLYDGPMGYVIKMLVSIFAARNFALTAPVCEHIDDHHIMSRELALDMAHGLVGKTAIHPNQIDIIEQALMVSATDYADALRILNSSQAVFKSQGAMCEPATHRRWASGILERAKVYGIASEQNVGARLIAATHHH, encoded by the coding sequence ATGAATAAAAGGCTTTCTCCCTGGAATTTAGGTGCGACGCTCTATATGCCTGCGACGCGTGCCGATATCGCCGACGTTATTTTGACGGATAAAATTAGCGGACTGCGCTCTCTGGTTATTTGCCTTGAAGATGCCGTCGCGGAAAGCGATGTTCCTCTGGCGTTGTTACGGCTTAGTGAGCTTCTGACGACATTAGCGCAGGCGAAACAGGCTAATGGAAAAGCCGACTGGCCGTTGGTTTTTGTTCGTCCGCGCGACGCTGAGATGGGGCGCTGGCTTGCGCATGAGATGGACTTGAGTCCGCTGGATGGGTTGGTGTTGCCCAAATTTACTCTGGCTTCTTTGCCACAGTGGTGGGAGGTGGTGCGGAACAGCGAACTGTGCATGATGCCGACACTGGAGACTGAAGACGTTTTCGATGTGGTGCAGATGCGTGAATTGGCCACTCAACTCCAGTCTCATCCCTGCCATGAGCGCATTATTGCTTTGCGTATTGGCGGCAACGATCTGATGAATGTGATCTCACTGCGGCGGTCACGCCACCTGACTTTATATGATGGACCGATGGGATACGTGATCAAAATGTTGGTCTCGATATTTGCCGCGCGGAATTTCGCGTTGACCGCACCAGTCTGTGAACATATTGATGACCATCACATCATGTCGCGCGAGTTGGCGTTGGATATGGCGCATGGATTGGTCGGTAAAACGGCTATTCATCCCAATCAAATCGATATCATTGAGCAGGCGCTGATGGTGTCCGCGACTGATTATGCGGATGCGTTGCGCATTCTGAATTCCAGCCAGGCGGTTTTTAAGTCTCAGGGGGCGATGTGCGAACCAGCCACGCATCGCCGCTGGGCATCGGGGATTTTGGAACGAGCGAAGGTCTATGGCATTGCATCAGAGCAAAACGTAGGGGCTCGTCTCATCGCGGCGACTCATCATCATTGA
- a CDS encoding TerY-C metal binding domain-containing protein, whose translation MRRLPVFFVLDCSESMIGDNLKKMNDGLQAIVSDLKKDPHALETAWISVIAFAGVAQTIVPLVEVVSFYPPRLPLGGGTSLGAALRELTKQIDEQVRKTTRERKGDWKPVVYLLTDGRPTDDTAPEITRWKQHYANKVNLIAIGLGASADLNTLRQLTENVLLFTEAQEGDFTRFIKWITASVTAHSRSVGEDAPPLLSNNESIVRLAKDEVARAYDENCVILVGRCNKSRRPYLMKYERPNVNLSSLNFKLNINGFNLAGCFPIDEDYFAWSDARASALQVNTSELHGAPGCPHCGNASAFAMCSCGKLLCINGPETVICPWCNNNISFSENGGVEDFDVNRGRG comes from the coding sequence ATGAGACGACTACCCGTTTTCTTCGTTCTCGACTGCTCGGAGTCGATGATTGGGGATAATCTGAAGAAAATGAACGATGGCCTACAGGCTATCGTGAGCGATTTGAAAAAAGATCCTCATGCCCTCGAAACAGCATGGATTTCCGTCATTGCTTTCGCCGGTGTGGCGCAAACCATCGTTCCTTTGGTGGAGGTCGTATCATTCTATCCACCGCGTCTGCCGTTAGGCGGCGGCACCAGCCTTGGCGCTGCGCTACGGGAATTGACTAAACAGATCGATGAACAAGTAAGAAAGACGACGCGGGAGCGTAAAGGCGACTGGAAACCTGTGGTCTATCTGCTGACAGATGGCCGCCCGACGGATGATACCGCACCGGAGATTACACGGTGGAAACAGCACTACGCCAATAAGGTCAACCTGATCGCTATTGGTTTGGGAGCCTCTGCCGATTTGAATACATTGCGCCAACTCACCGAAAATGTATTGCTGTTTACTGAGGCGCAAGAAGGGGATTTCACCCGTTTTATCAAATGGATAACCGCCTCTGTTACTGCCCATAGCCGTAGCGTCGGGGAGGATGCGCCCCCGTTGTTGTCGAATAATGAGTCTATTGTTCGGCTGGCTAAGGATGAGGTCGCGCGGGCGTATGATGAGAACTGTGTCATTCTGGTTGGTCGCTGCAATAAATCGCGCCGCCCCTATCTGATGAAATATGAGCGCCCCAACGTTAATCTGTCCTCCCTCAATTTCAAGCTCAATATCAACGGATTTAATCTGGCGGGCTGTTTTCCGATAGATGAAGATTATTTTGCCTGGAGTGATGCCAGAGCCTCTGCGTTGCAAGTAAACACGAGCGAATTACACGGTGCGCCGGGTTGCCCCCACTGCGGTAATGCCAGTGCCTTTGCGATGTGTTCCTGCGGAAAATTGCTGTGCATCAACGGGCCAGAAACTGTGATATGCCCATGGTGCAATAATAACATTAGCTTTAGTGAAAACGGCGGTGTGGAAGATTTCGATGTCAATCGCGGGAGGGGCTAA
- a CDS encoding vWA domain-containing protein, giving the protein MRRLPVYLLIDTSGSMRGESIHAVNVGIQAMLSALRQDPYALESVHISIITYDNDAREFIPLTPLEDFQFTDIVVPSAGGTFTGAALECLIQSVDRDIKRSDGDQKGDWRPLVFLMTDGSPSDAYAYDEAVTEVKKRAFGSIIACAVGPKAKHEHLKKLTNQVVALETLDSTAFAGFFKWVSESVASGSTSSGVTAGQDNLPPPPPEIQLVL; this is encoded by the coding sequence ATGAGGCGGCTACCTGTTTATCTCTTGATTGATACTTCAGGCTCAATGCGCGGCGAGTCCATTCATGCGGTCAATGTCGGGATTCAGGCCATGCTAAGCGCATTGCGTCAGGATCCTTACGCGCTAGAAAGCGTCCACATCTCGATCATCACCTACGACAATGACGCGCGAGAGTTTATCCCCTTGACGCCGCTGGAAGATTTCCAGTTTACCGATATTGTGGTTCCCAGCGCGGGTGGCACCTTTACGGGAGCGGCACTTGAGTGTTTGATCCAGTCAGTCGATCGCGATATTAAACGCTCTGATGGCGATCAGAAAGGTGACTGGCGTCCTCTGGTATTCCTCATGACGGACGGTAGCCCCTCTGACGCCTATGCGTATGATGAGGCGGTGACCGAAGTCAAAAAACGCGCCTTCGGTTCGATCATTGCCTGTGCGGTTGGGCCGAAAGCCAAGCATGAACACCTTAAGAAACTGACCAACCAAGTGGTGGCGTTAGAAACGCTGGACTCTACGGCGTTTGCGGGTTTCTTCAAATGGGTTTCTGAGAGCGTGGCATCCGGTAGCACCAGCTCCGGCGTCACGGCGGGTCAGGATAACCTCCCGCCACCACCTCCTGAAATACAGCTGGTTCTGTGA
- a CDS encoding tellurium resistance protein TerW, whose product MQLSTRQVRVYRLAKILGAGKPVAAKQIITMLDCSEPTLTRVLKELRSAYSAEIKYSKSLHAYQMVHPGQLDKKELRRMAQALESNAELKEEGTVSRVFLDKEKKKAVSLSLRMSVLRKIDTLAGLKDVTRSEAVEMLIGKCADELIRTSLPPRK is encoded by the coding sequence ATGCAACTAAGCACCCGTCAGGTTCGTGTTTACCGTCTTGCCAAAATTCTGGGGGCCGGCAAACCCGTTGCCGCCAAGCAGATCATCACGATGCTGGACTGTTCGGAACCCACGTTGACTCGGGTACTAAAAGAGTTGAGGAGTGCTTATTCCGCTGAGATAAAGTACAGCAAATCTCTGCATGCTTATCAGATGGTTCATCCCGGCCAGCTTGATAAAAAGGAACTGCGTCGTATGGCGCAAGCGCTTGAGTCCAATGCCGAGTTGAAAGAAGAAGGGACGGTTAGCCGGGTCTTTCTGGATAAAGAAAAAAAGAAGGCCGTTTCCCTGTCATTAAGGATGTCGGTGTTGCGTAAAATCGATACGCTGGCAGGTCTGAAAGACGTTACGCGCAGCGAAGCGGTGGAAATGCTGATCGGTAAATGTGCTGATGAACTGATTCGCACGTCTTTACCACCGCGAAAATAG
- a CDS encoding phosphoribosyltransferase domain-containing protein: MPQIPQQPVYTRDLSCGTLSVTPTGGVAALDALFEIAERRNPKRAFLFVSKVLGRHIPVSPATMRGVYRQLAEQLPDFIEGPVLFIGMAETAVGLGAGVFDEVRQRVGESVYLTSTRHPQDGELLCEFKEAHSHATDHLIYLPEDDQLRRRVREARTLILIDDEATTGNTFINLLAALRETTWLTHLRQVFAVTLTDWSGSALAQRCPLSLQSISLIQGDWQWVPKPDAPLPIMPTVNVTARGNVAITGKQSWGRLGMAEPAGDLGRDLRVSPGEKILVLGSSEFVWEPFLLAEHLQAQGADVKFSSTTRSPIATGFAIQSAITFNDNYGLGIANFVYNVMHQRFDRILLCVETPPESVDPQLRDALATVAPSVEIISYD, from the coding sequence ATGCCACAAATTCCACAACAGCCCGTTTATACCCGCGACCTTTCCTGCGGCACACTGAGTGTGACGCCAACGGGGGGCGTGGCGGCGCTGGATGCATTGTTTGAGATTGCTGAACGCCGTAATCCTAAGCGGGCTTTCCTGTTTGTTAGCAAGGTATTAGGACGACATATTCCTGTGTCTCCCGCGACGATGCGCGGTGTGTATCGCCAGCTCGCAGAGCAACTCCCTGATTTTATCGAGGGGCCTGTGCTGTTTATCGGTATGGCTGAAACGGCAGTAGGCTTGGGTGCAGGTGTTTTTGATGAGGTGAGGCAGCGGGTCGGTGAATCCGTTTATTTGACTTCCACCCGCCACCCGCAAGACGGTGAACTGCTCTGTGAGTTTAAGGAAGCGCATAGTCATGCCACCGATCACTTGATCTATCTCCCTGAGGATGACCAGTTACGTCGCCGCGTGCGTGAAGCTCGTACTCTGATACTGATTGATGATGAAGCGACGACGGGCAATACGTTCATTAATTTACTGGCCGCCCTGCGAGAAACCACATGGCTTACGCACTTGCGGCAGGTGTTTGCGGTAACGCTGACCGACTGGAGCGGTAGTGCGCTCGCACAGCGTTGTCCTTTATCGCTTCAGTCCATCTCTCTGATTCAGGGCGACTGGCAATGGGTGCCCAAACCGGATGCGCCTCTTCCCATCATGCCGACGGTGAACGTCACGGCGCGCGGTAACGTTGCCATCACGGGAAAACAGAGCTGGGGGCGCTTGGGCATGGCCGAACCGGCGGGGGATTTAGGGCGTGATTTGCGTGTGTCGCCGGGTGAAAAAATATTGGTTCTGGGCAGTAGTGAGTTTGTTTGGGAACCTTTTTTACTGGCGGAGCATTTGCAAGCCCAAGGGGCTGACGTTAAATTCAGCTCTACCACGCGATCGCCTATCGCAACGGGATTCGCCATTCAGTCAGCGATAACGTTCAATGACAATTACGGGCTAGGCATTGCGAATTTTGTCTACAACGTTATGCATCAACGTTTCGATCGCATTCTGCTCTGCGTAGAAACGCCGCCAGAGAGTGTCGATCCCCAATTACGCGATGCGCTGGCAACGGTAGCACCCAGCGTGGAGATTATCAGCTATGACTAA
- a CDS encoding cysteine protease StiP family protein yields MHDDITPFSGSYLPNDIHFLLQPVEIDVTPVEEKERLIQSGAKHYSDMLSQEPEPTVWHLELFSRALEQEGGRLAREVQMLAQMLAQRFADTPVVLTSLVRAGVPLGVMLHRALRAMGKTSYHYGISIIRDRGIDKTALEWIEARHGSEGIVFVDGWTGKGAITGELIRSLKGRKGYPERPRLVVLADPCGCAWLSASHDDWLIPFGIMGAPVSGLISRSLWAAQGLHGCMICEHLERYECSQMLADTVDTLRRTAPPVARRYLESPPERLRDLQQQSETVIRTLAERYGIDSTNRIKPGIAEATRAVLRRVPDHVLVQTMDDPDVALLVYLAKEKGITITEVGDEIGQYRAVTIIKKVH; encoded by the coding sequence ATGCATGATGACATCACGCCTTTCTCTGGCTCCTACTTGCCAAACGATATCCACTTTTTGCTTCAGCCTGTCGAGATAGACGTGACGCCAGTGGAAGAGAAAGAGCGGCTGATTCAGTCGGGCGCTAAGCACTATTCAGACATGCTGAGTCAGGAGCCGGAACCGACGGTCTGGCACCTCGAACTTTTCTCCCGCGCGCTTGAACAAGAGGGCGGGCGTTTGGCGCGAGAGGTGCAGATGCTTGCGCAAATGCTGGCACAGCGTTTTGCCGATACGCCAGTGGTATTGACCAGTTTGGTGCGTGCCGGTGTTCCTCTGGGCGTGATGTTGCATCGAGCACTGCGTGCCATGGGGAAAACGTCTTACCATTATGGCATTAGCATTATCCGCGATCGGGGGATTGATAAAACCGCGCTGGAATGGATTGAGGCGCGTCACGGCAGCGAAGGAATTGTGTTTGTTGATGGCTGGACCGGTAAAGGTGCTATCACGGGAGAGTTGATCCGGTCTCTGAAGGGAAGAAAAGGGTATCCCGAACGGCCTCGTTTGGTGGTATTGGCAGACCCCTGTGGCTGTGCCTGGCTGTCGGCAAGTCATGATGACTGGCTGATTCCGTTTGGGATTATGGGAGCCCCGGTGTCGGGTCTGATATCCCGATCGTTGTGGGCGGCGCAAGGGCTACACGGCTGCATGATATGCGAGCACCTTGAGCGCTATGAGTGCAGCCAAATGCTGGCGGACACCGTCGATACGCTGCGTCGTACTGCCCCTCCCGTAGCTCGGCGATACCTTGAATCACCGCCTGAACGGCTGCGTGATCTTCAACAACAGAGTGAGACGGTGATCCGCACTCTGGCTGAACGCTATGGCATCGACAGTACTAATAGAATTAAACCCGGTATTGCTGAAGCGACCCGCGCGGTGTTGCGTCGGGTGCCGGATCATGTCCTGGTACAAACGATGGATGATCCTGATGTTGCGCTGTTGGTCTATCTTGCGAAGGAAAAGGGCATCACTATTACTGAAGTCGGCGATGAAATCGGTCAGTACCGCGCGGTTACCATTATCAAAAAGGTGCACTGA
- a CDS encoding TerD family protein has product MSVSLRKGQSVSLKKNEFDLSSVTIGLGWDISEEKKGFLGGIFGKKTEDEYDLDVIAFLCNAEGKVVDLGQIEEGRPTLDNGDVIFFNNQRHHSGQIWLTGDNRTGAGDGDDEQIIANLNTLDAKYEKIVFIVQIYNGREQQQHFGKVKNAFIRAVDANNVEMARFDLSGGPAFNQQFSMVFAELVREGTGWKLSAIGEPSDSDSFITHLKSYL; this is encoded by the coding sequence ATGTCAGTCAGTTTGCGTAAAGGACAAAGTGTTAGCCTCAAGAAAAATGAATTTGATCTCTCCTCTGTCACCATCGGTCTGGGCTGGGACATTAGCGAAGAGAAAAAAGGCTTCCTGGGGGGGATATTTGGTAAGAAAACAGAAGATGAGTATGATCTCGATGTGATCGCTTTCCTGTGTAATGCTGAAGGAAAAGTGGTTGATTTGGGTCAGATAGAAGAGGGTCGACCCACGTTGGATAACGGGGATGTGATCTTTTTCAATAACCAGCGGCACCATTCAGGTCAAATCTGGTTAACTGGCGACAACCGCACCGGAGCGGGGGATGGCGACGATGAGCAAATCATCGCTAATCTGAATACGCTGGATGCCAAATACGAAAAAATTGTTTTTATCGTCCAAATATATAACGGTCGGGAACAGCAACAGCATTTTGGTAAAGTGAAGAATGCGTTTATCCGCGCTGTTGATGCTAATAATGTCGAAATGGCGCGTTTTGATCTTTCCGGCGGGCCTGCGTTTAACCAACAATTCTCGATGGTATTTGCTGAACTGGTACGCGAAGGTACGGGTTGGAAACTCAGCGCTATCGGTGAGCCTTCCGATTCAGATAGCTTTATTACGCATTTAAAGAGCTACCTGTAA